A single genomic interval of Rickettsiales bacterium harbors:
- a CDS encoding class I fructose-bisphosphate aldolase: protein MKITRKIKEILSFYENENAGVKTNMARILGSGRTGGTGKLVIYPVDQGLEHGPDASFAPNPAAYDPEYHYKLAIDSGCSAFASTFGFLSACSETFAGQIPTILKVNSANLINKSVPNQAVTGSVKDALRLGCSAIGFTVYPASSASYEMYEEIAEMSREAKSHGLAVVIWSYPRGEGLSKQGETALDICSYAAHIAANLGANIIKVKPPTAHIELEKNQKLLAGKDFSSLSKRIEHVVKACFNGRRVVVFSGGESKDTAGLLNEVRELRDGGANGSIIGRNTFQRPRDESITLLNDIMDIYLGKK, encoded by the coding sequence ATGAAAATTACTAGAAAAATTAAGGAAATACTATCTTTTTATGAGAATGAAAACGCCGGCGTTAAAACCAATATGGCGAGAATCCTAGGGAGTGGCAGAACTGGTGGCACTGGTAAGTTAGTTATTTACCCTGTTGATCAAGGCTTGGAACATGGCCCTGATGCATCATTCGCACCAAATCCAGCGGCTTATGACCCTGAATATCATTATAAATTGGCAATAGATTCTGGTTGTTCAGCTTTTGCTTCAACTTTTGGTTTTTTATCAGCTTGTAGCGAGACTTTTGCTGGGCAAATCCCAACAATTCTAAAAGTAAATAGTGCGAATCTTATTAACAAATCCGTTCCAAATCAAGCGGTTACCGGAAGCGTTAAAGATGCACTTAGGCTTGGCTGTTCAGCAATCGGGTTTACGGTTTATCCTGCATCTTCTGCTTCTTATGAAATGTATGAGGAGATTGCGGAGATGTCGCGTGAGGCTAAATCTCATGGTTTAGCAGTTGTTATCTGGAGTTACCCTCGCGGTGAAGGTCTTTCAAAACAAGGCGAAACCGCCCTTGATATATGTTCTTATGCTGCACATATCGCAGCAAATCTAGGTGCGAATATTATTAAAGTTAAGCCACCAACAGCTCATATCGAGCTTGAAAAAAACCAAAAACTACTTGCCGGAAAAGATTTCTCAAGCCTTTCTAAACGCATTGAACATGTTGTTAAAGCTTGCTTTAACGGCAGAAGGGTTGTTGTGTTTTCTGGCGGTGAAAGTAAAGATACAGCTGGGCTTCTAAATGAAGTTCGCGAGCTTAGAGATGGCGGTGCGAATGGCTCTATCATTGGCAGAAATACCTTCCAACGCCCAAGAGATGAGTCAATAACTCTCTTAAATGATATTATGGATATTTATTTAGGTAAAAAGTAA
- the xseA gene encoding exodeoxyribonuclease VII large subunit, with amino-acid sequence MLELQNNLVVDEPTFSVSEVSELIQKTLSKNFSNIRIKGEISGLKKHSSGHIYFDIKDGSAVLNCVMWRGNASKIKFKLEDGLEVLLIGSISTYPLRSNYQLIVSSIEVGGVGALMALLEKRKNMLIQEGLFDASRKKPLPFMPSTIGVITSPTGAVIKDILHRISDRFGVHVILYPVAVQGQGASEQITEAINFFNDDFANQLINKSTKQQSVDLLIVARGGGSIEDLWAFNEENVVRAVANSKIPVISAVGHETDTTLIDYVSDKRAPTPTASAEMAVPVKREILEQIYSLKNRNLSAVNRQFSNLERLLKARASALIPPKQRLLNMMQRLDSASEKLKANINFIIANKNNLLARNIIKPSFLEGLVKIKSQNIENYKMLLQSYNYHNVLKRGFAIVRNSEGKLIKSQTQTSAGEIVSVTLGEGNFEAEIKGDEIKVKPSVKKTKKLKNSNQESLF; translated from the coding sequence ATGCTAGAATTGCAAAATAATTTGGTGGTTGATGAGCCTACTTTTTCGGTCTCTGAGGTTTCGGAATTAATCCAAAAAACACTCTCAAAAAATTTCTCTAATATCAGAATTAAGGGGGAGATTTCAGGCTTAAAAAAACATTCTAGTGGACATATTTATTTTGATATAAAAGATGGCTCTGCTGTTCTAAACTGCGTGATGTGGCGGGGTAATGCTTCCAAAATAAAATTCAAACTTGAAGATGGTTTAGAGGTTCTTTTAATCGGCTCAATTTCAACTTATCCGCTTCGTTCAAATTATCAGCTAATCGTTTCAAGTATTGAAGTTGGTGGAGTTGGTGCGTTAATGGCTCTGCTTGAAAAGCGAAAAAATATGCTAATTCAGGAAGGGCTTTTTGACGCAAGCAGAAAAAAGCCTCTACCTTTTATGCCTTCTACTATTGGTGTTATAACTTCCCCAACGGGTGCGGTTATCAAGGATATTCTGCATAGAATTTCAGATAGATTTGGTGTTCATGTAATTTTATATCCAGTTGCGGTGCAAGGGCAAGGGGCTTCTGAGCAGATTACCGAAGCGATAAATTTTTTTAATGATGATTTTGCAAATCAACTAATCAACAAATCAACGAAGCAACAATCAGTAGATTTGTTAATCGTCGCCAGAGGTGGCGGTTCAATTGAAGATTTATGGGCGTTTAATGAGGAAAATGTTGTGCGTGCCGTTGCTAATTCTAAAATTCCAGTGATTTCAGCGGTTGGCCACGAAACTGATACTACTTTAATTGATTATGTTTCTGATAAGAGAGCACCAACCCCTACAGCTTCTGCGGAAATGGCAGTGCCAGTTAAACGAGAAATTTTGGAGCAAATTTACTCTCTTAAAAATAGAAATTTAAGTGCGGTTAATAGGCAGTTTTCTAACTTGGAAAGGCTTCTTAAAGCTAGGGCATCTGCACTTATTCCTCCGAAGCAAAGGCTTCTTAATATGATGCAACGGCTTGATTCAGCCTCTGAAAAATTAAAGGCGAATATCAATTTTATTATTGCGAATAAAAATAACCTGCTGGCTAGAAATATAATAAAACCAAGCTTTTTAGAGGGGTTAGTAAAAATTAAATCACAAAATATTGAAAATTATAAAATGCTTTTGCAAAGCTATAATTATCATAATGTTCTTAAAAGGGGCTTTGCGATAGTTAGAAATTCTGAAGGGAAACTTATTAAATCTCAAACTCAAACTAGTGCAGGGGAAATAGTTTCAGTAACACTAGGAGAGGGGAATTTTGAAGCGGAAATAAAAGGTGATGAAATTAAAGTTAAACCATCAGTCAAAAAAACTAAAAAACTGAAAAACTCAAATCAAGAATCTTTATTTTAG
- the metG gene encoding methionine--tRNA ligase, which yields MNKFITTPIYYVNDSPHLGHAYTTIACDVMTRYLRQQNHNVKFLTGTDEHGQKIDKAAKLANIDTQKFTDLVSQRFKALVKAKIDGVESENLLNISNDDFIRTTEERHKIACKKLWEKLEENGFIYLDKYAGWYSVRDEAYYQESELINGKAPTGAEVEWLEEESYFFALSKFGDKLLEFYQANPDFIYPKTRFNEVVSFVKTGLKDLSISRTNFSWGVPVPSNPKHIMYVWIDALTNYLTALGYPNETAPEFKQYWLDGDVFHIVGKDILRFHAVYWPAFLMAANLPLPKRIIAHGWWTIEGEKMSKSLGNVIAPRDLIENYGLDQTRYFLLKAMPFGNDGDLSKEKLVETCNADLANNIGNLTQRTLSLIVKNCESKIPEIREFDKIIEDNFFEKIDAEMKDFQFSNALAIIMEASSKANEYIDKQAPWSLKKEGKIDEMQKVLYSILEAIRIIAIALKPFCPASCENILKQLSVNSENKLQAGIIISAPTPVFKKLELKNLNEDVKEF from the coding sequence ATGAATAAATTCATCACAACACCTATTTATTATGTCAATGATTCTCCACATTTGGGGCATGCATATACTACTATTGCCTGCGATGTGATGACAAGATATTTGCGTCAGCAAAATCATAATGTAAAATTTCTAACTGGCACAGATGAACACGGCCAGAAGATTGATAAAGCTGCAAAACTTGCAAATATTGATACACAAAAATTTACCGATTTAGTTTCGCAACGCTTCAAAGCCTTAGTTAAAGCTAAAATTGATGGCGTTGAGAGTGAAAATTTACTCAACATTAGTAATGATGATTTTATTAGAACCACTGAAGAACGCCACAAAATCGCCTGCAAAAAACTCTGGGAAAAGCTCGAAGAAAACGGGTTTATTTATCTTGATAAATATGCTGGCTGGTATTCGGTTAGAGATGAAGCATATTATCAAGAATCAGAACTTATCAACGGCAAAGCCCCTACTGGTGCGGAAGTTGAGTGGTTGGAGGAAGAAAGCTATTTTTTTGCACTTTCAAAATTTGGTGATAAATTATTAGAATTTTATCAAGCAAACCCTGATTTTATCTATCCAAAAACAAGATTTAATGAGGTTGTTAGCTTTGTTAAAACAGGCTTGAAAGATTTATCTATCTCAAGAACAAATTTCTCTTGGGGTGTGCCAGTGCCAAGCAACCCAAAACATATTATGTATGTTTGGATTGATGCACTTACAAACTACTTAACAGCCCTTGGCTACCCCAATGAAACTGCACCTGAATTCAAACAATATTGGCTTGATGGAGATGTTTTTCATATAGTTGGCAAAGATATTCTTCGCTTTCACGCAGTTTATTGGCCAGCTTTTTTAATGGCAGCAAATCTGCCTCTTCCAAAGCGAATTATTGCTCATGGCTGGTGGACTATTGAAGGCGAGAAGATGAGTAAATCCCTTGGAAATGTAATCGCGCCAAGAGATTTAATTGAAAATTATGGTTTGGATCAAACCAGATATTTCTTGCTGAAAGCTATGCCTTTTGGCAATGATGGCGATTTATCAAAAGAAAAATTAGTTGAAACCTGCAACGCTGATTTAGCCAATAACATTGGAAATCTTACCCAAAGAACGCTCTCTTTAATAGTAAAAAATTGCGAGAGTAAAATTCCAGAAATTAGAGAATTTGACAAAATTATTGAAGATAATTTCTTTGAAAAAATTGATGCAGAAATGAAAGATTTTCAGTTTTCAAATGCACTTGCAATCATTATGGAAGCAAGCTCAAAAGCCAATGAATATATTGATAAGCAAGCACCATGGAGTTTGAAAAAAGAAGGCAAAATTGATGAGATGCAAAAAGTTTTATATTCAATACTTGAAGCGATTAGAATTATTGCGATAGCTCTAAAGCCCTTCTGCCCTGCATCTTGCGAGAATATTTTGAAGCAACTCTCAGTAAATTCTGAAAATAAATTACAAGCTGGAATTATAATCTCAGCCCCAACCCCTGTTTTCAAAAAGCTAGAGCTAAAAAATTTGAATGAAGATGTGAAAGAGTTTTAG